The sequence AGACTCAATTAAGGTTACTAATTAAGTAGAATGCCATCAATGTAAACATTTACTTATCACAATTGTAAAGTAAGTTATTAACATAATCTTGGTTAAAGTTATTAATGTCATTTTCTGAGAAATACATTAAGCTTATTCATACATGAAACATGTGCCATTTATTTATAACAACATTCCAAACAATCATTTCAAATTACACATTTTGGCCAGTCTAAATAATTACAATCATCATGAGTCTCCACTCTTTAGGCTTGGCCCATGGCACAAGCAAAGTAAGCAATGGCTTAAGTCCCAACAAATTTATGAAGTTTTTTTAagctaagaaaaaataaatctgaaaatatttatatagaaaaagGACATTTTTTTCTGATTTGAATATGGCtatattttgtgtttcaaaaaaaaaaaagaatatggcTATATTTTGGGTTGGACCGTCCCTGTGAGTCTCAATTGTCGCAATCTATATATCTTTAGACTCAACTTATCATCTTTAGACTCGATTTCTTCTCTGGGGGTTTAGTTATTTATCCttgttttgtatttaaatttttaatgtaaaaataaatacaaattatgaaAGGATTATTTTAGAATTTGTGAAACCCATGTGTGCCACGACAAAATTTGATTTATGTAAAATTTGTTCATGGGTTCACCACTGATGGTGGATCATATAAAGGCTTTGGCATCACCACATACGAGTGCGTTTCATAGCAGAGGACACTTTGCCGAATCAAATCCTCTAATGTAAAAAACTAACACGTTTGGCTAGGAAGCATCAACAGTGAGTTATTTTTTCACTGGAGCAAGTAAGAAAACTAAGGCCCGGACAAAATATCAAAGAACCCAATGGGCCCTTATCTAGCTAAAACTTAGGGCTTTTCTGTTATCTCACCTATATAAAGAACTTTACGCGACTCATTTTTAACTCTAGGGTTCCCGAAGCCGTCACCAACGAACACCGACGCGATGGGGCGAAGTAAGTCTCATCTTCAAATCTCATTTCGAATTTCCTGAATCGTTGAATCGAATCGTGCTTCTGCTAATCGTGCCATTGATTGTAATGTACGATTCTTGTAGGACCTGCGAGATGTTACCGCCAGATCAAGGGGAAGCCATACCCGAAATCGCGATACTGCCGTGGTGTCCCCGACCCCAAGATCCGTATCTACGACGTCGGGATGAAGAAGAAAGGAGTCGACGAGTTCCCATTCTGCGTCCACCTCGTCTCATGGGAGAAAGAAAACGTCTCCAGCGAAGCTCTCGAGGCCGCGCGTATCGCTTGCAACAAGTACATGGTCAAATCAGCTGGGAAAGATGCTTTCCATTTGAGGATTAGGGTTCATCCTTTCCATGTTCTGAGGATCAACAAGATGCTTTCGTGCGCTGGGGCTGATAGGCTTCAGACTGGTATGAGAGGTGCTTTTGGTAAGGCTTTGGGGACTTGTGCTAGGGTGGCGATTGGGCAGGTGCTTTTGTCTGTGAGGTGTAAGGATAACCATGGGGCTCATGCTCAGGAGGCGCTTAGGAGGGCTAAGTTTAAGTTCCCTGGTCGTCAGAAGATTATTGTTAGCAGGAAATGGTATGGGTTTTGTTGTCGTTGTCTCTTCTGTTTGTTATCGTTTAACTGAAACGTTGGATGATGTTTCAGGGGATTCACCAAGTTCAACCGTGCTGATTACACTAGGCTGAGACAGTCCAAGAGGATTGTTCCTGATGGTGTCAATGCTAAGGTACTGTTCTTGTATCTGTCTTTAGAATG comes from Brassica rapa cultivar Chiifu-401-42 chromosome A02, CAAS_Brap_v3.01, whole genome shotgun sequence and encodes:
- the LOC103852608 gene encoding 60S ribosomal protein L10-3, whose translation is MGRRPARCYRQIKGKPYPKSRYCRGVPDPKIRIYDVGMKKKGVDEFPFCVHLVSWEKENVSSEALEAARIACNKYMVKSAGKDAFHLRIRVHPFHVLRINKMLSCAGADRLQTGMRGAFGKALGTCARVAIGQVLLSVRCKDNHGAHAQEALRRAKFKFPGRQKIIVSRKWGFTKFNRADYTRLRQSKRIVPDGVNAKFLSNHGRLANRQPGSAFISATSD